A region from the Stutzerimonas stutzeri genome encodes:
- the aroE gene encoding shikimate dehydrogenase gives MDRYAVFGNPIAHSKSPQIHRLFAEQTGQSLSYEPLLAPLDDFAGFARGFFETGLGANVTVPFKEHACRLADKLSERARRAGAVNTLKKREDGTLLGDNTDGVGLVRDLLDNAGVVLQGKRILLLGAGGAVRGVLEPLLAQRPAALVIANRTLGKAEQLAGEFAELGPVSASAFEQLQGPFDVIINGTSASLGGELPPLADNLIRSGASFCYDMMYGAKPTPFCQWASDLGAQTRDGLGMLVEQAAAAFELWRGVRPASAPVLAQLRQQLAG, from the coding sequence ATGGATCGCTACGCCGTATTCGGCAACCCCATCGCCCACAGCAAGTCTCCGCAGATTCACCGCCTGTTCGCCGAACAGACCGGCCAGTCGCTCAGCTATGAGCCGCTGTTGGCGCCACTCGACGATTTCGCCGGGTTTGCCCGTGGGTTTTTCGAGACCGGACTGGGCGCCAATGTCACCGTGCCGTTCAAGGAGCACGCTTGTCGCCTGGCCGATAAGCTGAGCGAACGCGCGCGCCGTGCCGGTGCGGTCAACACCCTGAAGAAGCGCGAAGACGGCACGCTGCTGGGCGACAACACCGACGGCGTGGGCCTGGTGCGCGATCTGCTGGATAACGCCGGCGTGGTGCTGCAAGGCAAGCGTATCCTGCTGCTGGGCGCCGGCGGTGCGGTGCGCGGTGTGCTCGAGCCGTTGCTGGCGCAGCGGCCAGCTGCGCTGGTCATTGCCAACCGCACGCTGGGCAAGGCTGAACAGTTGGCCGGTGAATTCGCCGAGCTGGGCCCCGTGAGCGCGAGCGCCTTCGAGCAGCTGCAAGGCCCGTTCGATGTGATCATCAACGGCACCTCGGCCAGCCTCGGCGGCGAGCTACCGCCGCTTGCCGACAACCTGATCCGCTCGGGTGCAAGCTTCTGCTACGACATGATGTACGGCGCAAAGCCGACGCCCTTCTGCCAGTGGGCCTCCGACCTTGGTGCGCAGACCCGAGATGGCCTCGGGATGCTGGTCGAGCAGGCCGCGGCGGCCTTCGAGTTGTGGCGTGGCGTGCGGCCGGCCTCGGCTCCGGTGCTGGCGCAGCTGCGTCAGCAACTGGCCGGCTGA
- a CDS encoding NAD(P)-dependent oxidoreductase: MLNAETPRLKFALYGAHSSLGNALLCELLSRQHEAVALVDDLNSMTVRPGLRAKTGDLFDAISVSQSVAGMDAVICLFDSRSVPTASGDAEAAQPHDFYQAVDALLSGLPKVDVERLLLVADFSAHGEEPTVAAALQRVAAHPLKWTLVDAETGGEDLSIEDFANLEGLPGEDRRVQLRRVAAGMIDELETPQHLHQQIHFRV, from the coding sequence ATGCTCAACGCCGAGACGCCGCGCCTCAAGTTCGCCCTGTACGGGGCGCACTCCAGCCTGGGCAACGCCTTGCTCTGCGAGCTGCTGAGCCGCCAGCACGAGGCGGTGGCCCTGGTCGACGACCTCAACTCGATGACCGTTCGCCCGGGGCTGCGTGCCAAGACGGGCGACCTGTTCGACGCCATCAGCGTGTCGCAGAGCGTCGCCGGCATGGACGCGGTGATCTGCCTGTTCGACAGCCGTTCGGTGCCTACCGCCTCGGGTGACGCCGAGGCCGCACAGCCACATGATTTCTACCAGGCGGTCGACGCCCTGTTGTCAGGCTTGCCGAAGGTCGACGTCGAACGCCTGCTGCTGGTGGCTGACTTCAGCGCCCATGGCGAGGAGCCAACGGTTGCTGCTGCGCTGCAACGGGTCGCCGCGCATCCGTTGAAGTGGACCCTGGTGGATGCCGAAACCGGCGGCGAAGACCTGTCGATCGAGGACTTTGCCAATCTCGAAGGCTTGCCGGGCGAGGACCGCCGTGTGCAGCTTCGCCGCGTCGCCGCCGGCATGATCGACGAGTTGGAAACGCCGCAGCATCTGCACCAACAGATCCACTTCCGCGTCTGA
- a CDS encoding glycine zipper domain-containing protein encodes MSRFFSRKPTTRDEIEREIHNLMTALDDLKHDATQGSRHRLDSLRSRAESLWQDADWDSHCRDLSKRGRDASRMAKECVREHPLSTVALAAGAVALIGYLVTRR; translated from the coding sequence ATGTCCCGCTTCTTCAGCCGCAAACCCACCACACGCGACGAGATCGAACGCGAAATCCACAACCTGATGACGGCGCTCGACGACCTCAAGCACGACGCGACCCAAGGATCGCGGCACCGCCTCGATTCGCTGCGCTCGCGCGCCGAATCGCTGTGGCAAGACGCTGACTGGGATTCACACTGCCGTGACCTGTCCAAGCGGGGTCGCGACGCCAGCCGTATGGCCAAGGAATGCGTACGCGAGCATCCGCTGAGCACCGTGGCGCTGGCGGCCGGCGCCGTGGCGCTGATTGGCTATCTGGTCACCCGTCGCTGA